The genomic stretch CAATCCAGCTTAGGAGAAGCCAGTGAGCAGAGACTTAAACCGCCGCCACCCACCTACGAGGAGGCTATAAAAGCCACAGAAAGCCACCCACTCCCACAACAGCTCCAACCACCCTGTCAGGTTGATTCAAATCCCGGAAATCCTCCTCATTCCCCTGCATCCAGGCCTCTCTCACGTTCTCCAGTTCGACTGAACGGAAGTCACCACAATGCCTTTTCATCTCACCCTGCctcattaaacacaaacaagttATCAGTAAAACCTGATCCTCCCACTGACAATACATCATCAGCATCCGAGTCTTCAACACAGCTGTTGGCACAGACTGGCGGTTTGCTCTCAGAGTTCTACTCTCATTCACGTTTACACCAGATCTCTACATGGAGGACCGGCTTCTCTGAATACGTCAATGAACTCCATAGCAAAAGGAAAGCAGCAGGTGTTGCCTCTTTTTCAGGCAAAGAACGGCTGAGAAAATCTGTGGCACAGCGCTCCACTGACAGTCAAGGTACTATGGAAGGATGGGTCACTTTTGCCTTTAAAATTCACATTGCTGTTTGTTAAAGAATAATGAGTTAGGATGTCATGGTGGCAGAGTCTAAACCCACTGAACACCAACTTCCCCTGAAGTGACTGGTTGTATGTCATTCTGCTCCCTCATTCTCGCAGCGTGTCTTGTTGCCCTCCACTGTGAACTGTGTAATAAACGCAAAATGCCAGAAATATCATTTCAACCACTGGATGCATCATGATGAACATGCTTTCTTAAGCCAGCTTTCTTAAACCCTAAAAGGAGATGATGATGTTTTGTTCGTCATCTAAAATATTTGCAATATGTGTCCCATAGCCTCTGTATTCATGCCACATGTGTAGTTCTCATGTTTAGATCATTTGCATATGTCTTTTTGAGATGCTGAAAACTCCCCACTGATGATGTGGTATTTGTTTATGTGCATCAGGTACATCGCTGCCAGCCAGTGTTAAATCTTGTATTCTCCATGTGGACATGGACTGTTTCTTTGTATCTGTCGGGATCCGACATCGACCAGATCTCAAAGGTAAGGCGTCTTTTGTCATGTGTCATATTATATTTAACACGGGCACACACACGTGTAAATAAATGTCATACATCTAGACATTGCTCCCGTATGAGATTGTGATTTCTTTTGCAGGGAAGCCAGTAGCCGTGACCAGTAACCGCGGGCAGGGTCGAGTACCCCTAAGACCGGGGGCCAACCCTCAGCTGGAGCAGCAGTACTACCAGAGGAAACACACTCATGCTCAACCTGGTGAGATTGTCCTACCCAACCTTTTTCTTGTGGAGACAGCTGACTTTGACATGGATATCCCTCATGACTAGCCTAAAACACTACAACAGCTTATTTGATGATCTTACAGGCTCTTCTGATGGTTCATTGTAATGGTTCACAATTAGTTCCATATGTTGGTGTTAACATGTTTCATTTCCAACTTCCTTCATTTACATCCAAAAGTAAAATTTCACACGCTGCTGATGAAATGCAGTATAAGGAAAAGCAGCTCTTCTCAGAGATTTCAGAgatctatttttaaaataaaaggacCGGCAATTTCACTGAAGAAGAGCAGGTAATTGCAGCTGTACAACTGGAGTGAGGTTGAAAAATTAACCACACAAGCTCTCTGGACTGCATTAAAATCAGTGACCAGCACTGGTGATGTTAAAATCATCTCACTCCTCCTAGAGAAGCACATCCAGTCTGaatgtttttctgcttctcaGGGAAAGAGGATGAGGATTTTCACAGGACTCCTTCACAAGAGAGTCCTGACTCCCACGCAAATGGAGTCGACCAGGATGCTGCTGCACTTTCAATGGCAGAGATTGCATCCTGCAGTTATGAAGCGAGGTAAGAAGAACACAGTCACATTTCATCTTTGGttttaaacaacatttatgtttgtgtcttGCACTAACAGATATGTTAATGTTTGTCTCACAGGCAGGCGGGTGTGAGAAATGGGATGTTTTTTGGCAAAGCGAAACAGTTGTGTCCCTCACTGCAGTCTGTCCCATATGATTTTGAAGCATATAAAGAGGTTGCTCTCACCATGTATGAGATTCTGGCTGGGTAAGAAGAACGGCTTGGtctatttattaattcatttttgtgAACTTTACATGCAAAATTACATAATGCAAACCTTCTTCTTTCCTTGTTTGTTTGCAGTTATACCCATGACATTGAGGCCCTGAGCTGTGATGAAGTGCTGATTGATGGTTCTGCTTTGATAGCTGAGCTGGGCATCAACCCAGAAGATCTGGCCAAAGCCATAAGAGCAGATATCAAGGAGAAGACGGGATGCTGTGCTTCAGTGGGCATGGGTGAGTTTATATTTcttacactgtaaaataaaccaTGACAGTGTTCCTGTTTTACAAATTCAATCTGACTGCTCATCTGCTCAGGGTCCAACATCCTGTTGGCTCGGCTTGCAACCCGTAAGGCCAAGCCAGACGGGCAGTACTTCTTAAAGTCTGAGGAGGTGGATGATTTTATCAGGGACCTGTCAGTGACCAGCTTACCAGGTAGATACAGCAATGCCTGCGGGTTATGACCATTAACTAAAGTCTTTCACCTTCCCCGATGTGAATATTTGAAATAATGGgaaatgcctttttttctaGGTGTTGGGCCTGTTATGGGCAGAAAGCTGGCTGCTATTGGTGTGAGGTCATGTGGGGACCTCCAACAGGTTTCTCTTTCTCAGCTGCAGAAGAAGTTTGGACCCCGCACCGGACAAACCCTGTTTCGTTTCTGCAGGGGTCTAGATGACCGTCCTGTGCGCTacgagaaggaaaggaagtctGTCTCCGCTGAGATGAACTACAATATACGCTTTACTAAGGTCAGACCTTCTCTTCACAGCTGTTCCTCATTTTTCCTGGCCattcttatttcttatttttcctcAATATCTCTCTGTAACGCTCTCGTTCCACCACTCTTACCAGGTGGATGAGGCAGAGTGTTTCTTGACTAACTTGTCCATGGAAGTGCAGCGACGTTTACAGGAAGCTGGGCTGCGAGGTCGCAGAGTGACTCTAAAGATCATGGTTCGTAAGATGGGAGCACCACTGGAGCCAGCTAAATACGGAGGTCATGGCATATGTGATAACCTGGCCAggtaaaggagagagagactgccATCCACATTGCTTATTCATGTCATGGTTGTTCTGACTTATCTTTATCTGTCTCCCCTTCCGCCAGGACCGTAATGCTTGCTCAATGCACTGACAGTGGTCAGCTGATTGCCGCTGCAGTCATCAAGCTGTTCCATGCCATGAAGCTGCAGGTTCAGGACCTGAGAGGAGTCGGCATCCAGGTTCAGCTTCTTGAGGGGAATCACTCTGTGCCCCACGACTCCGCCGTCCTCCGGACACGCTCCATCAAAGACATGTTGCTTGTCCAGGGTTCCAGTAACAGAGGTGTGTGTAAGGTCTTTATATTTCAGTTTATATCTTTGCTGTTGTCTGTAAACTCAAATGAGTCTAATTTAAATGTTACAGATGCTGCCAACAAAAGCACACATCAGGAAAAGTGTTCCTCTGTCACGGTCCCGTCGCCTGGCACCTTTCAACGTCCTCAGTCCCCCGCTGAGCCAGTCCCAGGAACAAGCAAAGAACAGCACGCAAGCAGGCAGACTCCCAAACATTCTCGAACACGTCTCAATTTCAGTATTGAAATCCCCTCCCCTTCACAGGTAAGGACTGGAAGGGTATGTCAGATGGATAGATCAAGAACTGAACAATGAAAGGTTTTTGTTTGCAacacattgtttcttttttttaaaacttttttcccccaaaatgtttacatacagaataaatgGAGCATCGATGCAACGGATAAGCACACCAATAGAA from Scomber scombrus chromosome 13, fScoSco1.1, whole genome shotgun sequence encodes the following:
- the rev1 gene encoding DNA repair protein REV1 isoform X1, whose protein sequence is MSRDAWSKKKANASGDNGWEERGGYMAAKISKLDEQFKLNAPREKQKDGTCSSIFSGVAIYVNGYTEPSADELRRLMMLHGGQFHVYYSRSKTTHIIATNLPNNKIQELKGEKVIRPEWITDSIKAGHLLPYLQYQLYSKQKGPLFPGMKLRQTFEIAGPSHGLLQPSVHQKLHLPQRSIQHSTLNQEQSSSSCQNNSIHNQLYQGNSHLQSIQQSPVARFINPPPSQLTSTHPSPEQNHLSSSLNTHLLSNPSSMKPPQTSIITHHPSLQHQTAGQPQPQITSSCNTRQSGCREVQLILNGLFQTSRDEMSHSKKDETQECSKEAPLTNGHTHLVNGALKPDDLSPVADQPSVDKDLAECRVKSPEDQPTNPPVNFQTKPDPYEFPHSPPKQSDQSVVHPEQSSLGEASEQRLKPPPPTYEEAIKATESHPLPQQLQPPCQVDSNPGNPPHSPASRPLSRSPVRLNGSHHNAFSSHPASLNTNKLSVKPDPPTDNTSSASESSTQLLAQTGGLLSEFYSHSRLHQISTWRTGFSEYVNELHSKRKAAGVASFSGKERLRKSVAQRSTDSQGTSLPASVKSCILHVDMDCFFVSVGIRHRPDLKGKPVAVTSNRGQGRVPLRPGANPQLEQQYYQRKHTHAQPGKEDEDFHRTPSQESPDSHANGVDQDAAALSMAEIASCSYEARQAGVRNGMFFGKAKQLCPSLQSVPYDFEAYKEVALTMYEILAGYTHDIEALSCDEVLIDGSALIAELGINPEDLAKAIRADIKEKTGCCASVGMGSNILLARLATRKAKPDGQYFLKSEEVDDFIRDLSVTSLPGVGPVMGRKLAAIGVRSCGDLQQVSLSQLQKKFGPRTGQTLFRFCRGLDDRPVRYEKERKSVSAEMNYNIRFTKVDEAECFLTNLSMEVQRRLQEAGLRGRRVTLKIMVRKMGAPLEPAKYGGHGICDNLARTVMLAQCTDSGQLIAAAVIKLFHAMKLQVQDLRGVGIQVQLLEGNHSVPHDSAVLRTRSIKDMLLVQGSSNRGVCKVFIFQFISLLLSVNSNESNLNVTDAANKSTHQEKCSSVTVPSPGTFQRPQSPAEPVPGTSKEQHASRQTPKHSRTRLNFSIEIPSPSQVDRSVLEALPAELREQVEQSWTHREGRPNNRHTSSPQPSSPRSRPTSPLRPPPALLLQIPNEPDSPGIVLELPNFSQVDPDVFAALPKELQEELKSAYSRITNVQPQTNILEQKNPLLQLKQSVGIGNGRVKRRYKRKNAVSPVKKGPSPTKRRHTTNSPAKSLPSPLKSRESINTVKTENSPSTSSVKQNIPESLSKFIPRPAPALAGAYDLTDIKTLLREWVTTMTDPMEEDILQVVKYCTDLIEDKDLEKLDLIIKYMKRLMQQSVESVWSMAFDFILDNVQVVVQQAYGSTLKIA